The genomic DNA GGACGTACGGGCCTTCTTCGACACCGTCCGCGGAGACTAGACCGCTTCGACCACCGGGAGAGCGGCCCGGTGGCGCACGGCATTGAGGAAGTGTGAAGCCTCGACCGCACACCGGCGTGCGTGCGAGGTGTCCACCAGGTCGAAGGCGTGACCGGCCCGCGGGACCTCGCAGTACTCGACGGGATTGCGGGACACGGCCCGCAGCGCATCGCGGAAGGCGCGTGCCTCCCCGACCGGGATCACGACGTCGCTGTCGCCGTGGATCAGCAGAAACGGTGGCGCGTCGGCGTGGATGCGGGCCATCGGTGACGCCGCCTCGAAGACTTCCGGCTCGCGAGCTTGCTTGCGGCCCACCACAACTCGCTCCAGGAAACCTTGGAAGTTCGCCCGCGACGGGGTCGAGCGGTCTTCCCAGTCGTACCGGCCATAGATGCCCACCACGGCGTCCACCGAGGTGTCGGCGTGGTCCAGCAATTCGCCGCGGAACCTGGGATCACCGGGGGTCAGACCGGCCAGCGCGGCCAGATGCCCACCCGCCGAACAGCCGGCGATGGCGACGAAGTTCCGGTCGCCGCCGAAGCGGTCGACATTCGCCCGCGCCCATGCGATGGCGGCGTTGACATCGGCGATGTGGCGTGGCCACCGATGCACCGGTGACACGCGGTAATCCATGGTCAGGCACACCCAGCCCTGCCGGACCAGGTGATGTAGCAGAGTGTGCCCCTGCAGCACCCGCGTGCCTTGAACCCATGCGCCACCTGGGACGAACAACAGCACCGGGGCCGGTCCGTCCGGCAGATCAGGCCGGCGCCATACATCGAGCATCTGCGCGGGGTGGTCGCCGTAGCGCACCGAACCGCGATGCAGGCTGCGGCGACGCTGGCCGCTGGCGCGCAGGAAGGGTGGGACCCGGCTGCCGCGAATGGCGGCCAGGTCCACACCGGTCGCCGGGGCGGCGTCGACGGGCGCGGCGGCGGCGCTGCGTCGGTCGATGGCGGCCTTGATGGCCGGTCCGGCGTAGTGACCGCCGTACATCATCATCGCGGTGAGCCCGGCGAAGGGTTCCAGGTGCTTACCCACCACCGGCAGCGACGAGTAGAACCGGGTGGACGCCAGCACGAGATCCATGGGGTGAAGCGAGGGCAGGGCCATGGCCGTGTACCTCTCTGAGCGGCAACAGAACAAAGCGCCGCTCGGGCTGCAGCGTTGGCTGTGCTTACCCGTGCCCGACACCCGTCAAACCAGCAATTCCGCGATTGTTTGCGCCTGCTAGGGAAACGATCCCGTAACCAGTCGTAACGATGCGTTGACGATGCCGAAGCGAGACCAGAAATGGTCCACCGAGACCGTGGGCTGGTGGATGCCACCCTGTTGAGCGGCCTGATGTCGACGCTGCCCGAACGCCGCGCCCATG from Mycolicibacterium tokaiense includes the following:
- a CDS encoding alpha/beta hydrolase, with the protein product MDLVLASTRFYSSLPVVGKHLEPFAGLTAMMMYGGHYAGPAIKAAIDRRSAAAAPVDAAPATGVDLAAIRGSRVPPFLRASGQRRRSLHRGSVRYGDHPAQMLDVWRRPDLPDGPAPVLLFVPGGAWVQGTRVLQGHTLLHHLVRQGWVCLTMDYRVSPVHRWPRHIADVNAAIAWARANVDRFGGDRNFVAIAGCSAGGHLAALAGLTPGDPRFRGELLDHADTSVDAVVGIYGRYDWEDRSTPSRANFQGFLERVVVGRKQAREPEVFEAASPMARIHADAPPFLLIHGDSDVVIPVGEARAFRDALRAVSRNPVEYCEVPRAGHAFDLVDTSHARRCAVEASHFLNAVRHRAALPVVEAV